From a single Herbiconiux sp. SALV-R1 genomic region:
- a CDS encoding head maturation protease, ClpP-related produces the protein MNPFRPAARGERTPIRAEAPAARTDGTLATLRLYDPIDSYGEFWGVSAKEFARVLDELPDDTTEIRLLINSPGGEVWEGVAIMNALRSHKARVVAVVEGIAASSASFIAVSADELVMMQNSELYIHNAWGIAIGDAADLRALADDLENHYDRNIASVYAAKSGDPVDHWLAEMEKDRFLTAEQAVAEKLADRIEGVGDAAAAKAKFDMSVFARADGRRAAARAATPKLPSQSEPGVPNQKEKLQMSDTIKAGLRERLGVTDADVSDEVLLAALDEALEEQADDTPAPVAASIPDGAIVVDKAAYEQLQSNAAAGRTALDTIDAARRDAVIKSALEDGRIAAASKDSWRAQLDKDEEGITAILASMPKSSAVPVEELGHSDSLTSADDALYNQLFPDEKKGA, from the coding sequence ATGAATCCGTTCCGTCCCGCCGCTCGTGGAGAGCGCACCCCGATCCGCGCCGAAGCCCCGGCCGCCCGCACGGACGGCACCTTGGCCACGCTCCGCCTGTACGACCCGATCGACAGCTACGGCGAGTTCTGGGGCGTCTCCGCGAAGGAGTTCGCCCGAGTCCTCGACGAGCTCCCCGACGACACCACCGAGATCCGGCTCCTGATCAACTCGCCCGGCGGCGAGGTGTGGGAGGGCGTCGCGATCATGAACGCGCTCCGCAGCCACAAGGCGCGCGTCGTCGCCGTCGTCGAGGGCATTGCAGCGTCGTCGGCGTCGTTCATCGCCGTGTCGGCTGACGAGCTCGTGATGATGCAGAACAGCGAGCTCTACATCCACAACGCGTGGGGAATCGCGATCGGAGACGCCGCGGACCTGCGCGCGCTCGCCGACGACCTCGAGAACCACTACGACCGGAACATCGCCTCCGTCTACGCGGCCAAGTCCGGCGACCCCGTCGATCACTGGCTCGCCGAGATGGAGAAGGACCGCTTCCTCACCGCCGAGCAGGCCGTGGCGGAGAAGCTCGCCGACCGCATCGAAGGTGTCGGCGACGCCGCCGCGGCGAAGGCGAAGTTCGACATGTCGGTGTTCGCCCGAGCGGATGGCCGTCGCGCCGCCGCACGTGCAGCCACCCCGAAGCTCCCGTCTCAGTCCGAGCCGGGTGTCCCCAACCAGAAGGAGAAGCTCCAGATGAGCGACACCATCAAGGCTGGTCTCCGCGAGCGGCTCGGCGTGACCGATGCCGACGTTTCGGACGAGGTGCTGCTCGCAGCGCTCGACGAGGCACTCGAGGAGCAGGCCGACGACACCCCCGCGCCCGTCGCGGCGTCCATCCCCGATGGCGCGATCGTCGTCGACAAGGCGGCGTACGAGCAGCTGCAGTCGAACGCCGCCGCCGGCCGCACCGCGCTCGACACCATCGACGCCGCCCGCCGCGACGCCGTCATCAAGTCCGCTCTCGAGGACGGACGCATCGCGGCCGCGTCGAAGGACTCCTGGCGCGCCCAGCTCGACAAGGACGAGGAGGGCATCACCGCCATCCTCGCTTCGATGCCGAAGAGCAGCGCCGTTCCCGTCGAGGAGCTCGGTCACTCCGACAGCCTCACCAGCGCGGACGACGCCCTCTACAACCAGCTCTTCCCCGACGAGAAGAAGGGAGCCTGA
- a CDS encoding site-specific DNA-methyltransferase, translated as MSAYYEAEGVTVYHGDCIEVMRELADDSVDAVVTDPPYGLEFMGREWDGADGFRRSLNAADAGRENVFGRTSQKAPEYRTTSKARAGMGATGYTDGSERLERPSFLGGLNPKCLNCGKWQRGGNPCSCDAPEFPNERAGRMHTFQEWCEQWAAECLRVLKPGGHMLAFGGSRTWHRLASAVEDAGFEIRDSIAWLYGSGFPKSMDVAKAITGMESGHGSNASAIRKATMGDDYKPSGVRGNRDGVTRRSDTDMADRVLELTENGQKWQGWGTALKPAFEPIVVGRKPLAGTVATNVLTHGAGALNIDAARVPGGERPVMVRTATVVSATSMSGASTGATQSGEMTDRGRWPTNVILDQSQAAELDTQTGTLTSGKMHAGQPRKGKPADILGAFAPDQVRNDTYGDSGGASRFFPTFRYEAKAPSDERPSVDGMQHPTVKPLDLMRWLVRLVTPPGGTVLEPFAGSGTTIEAALLEGFSCIGIEREESYLPLIMQRIKKPLQQGLFDGWDGAA; from the coding sequence GTGAGCGCCTACTACGAGGCCGAAGGTGTGACCGTCTATCACGGTGACTGCATCGAGGTCATGCGCGAGCTCGCTGACGACTCCGTCGACGCTGTCGTGACCGACCCGCCCTACGGCCTCGAGTTCATGGGGCGGGAGTGGGACGGCGCTGACGGGTTCCGACGATCGCTGAACGCAGCGGACGCGGGCCGCGAGAACGTCTTCGGTCGCACGTCACAGAAGGCACCTGAGTACCGCACTACGAGCAAAGCTCGTGCGGGTATGGGTGCCACAGGCTACACGGATGGCAGCGAACGGCTTGAGCGCCCGTCATTCCTTGGCGGGTTGAATCCGAAGTGTCTGAACTGCGGCAAGTGGCAGCGTGGCGGCAACCCTTGCTCGTGCGATGCCCCCGAATTCCCGAATGAGCGTGCAGGGCGCATGCACACGTTCCAGGAGTGGTGCGAGCAGTGGGCTGCTGAATGCCTGCGAGTGCTCAAGCCGGGCGGGCACATGCTCGCGTTCGGCGGGTCGCGCACTTGGCATCGGCTCGCCTCCGCGGTCGAGGACGCGGGCTTCGAGATTCGCGACTCGATCGCGTGGCTGTACGGGTCGGGATTCCCAAAATCGATGGACGTCGCAAAGGCCATCACGGGCATGGAGTCCGGTCATGGATCGAACGCAAGCGCGATTCGCAAAGCAACGATGGGCGACGACTACAAACCCTCCGGCGTTCGCGGCAACCGCGACGGGGTGACCCGTCGAAGTGACACAGACATGGCGGACCGAGTACTCGAGCTCACCGAGAACGGGCAGAAGTGGCAGGGCTGGGGTACGGCGCTCAAGCCCGCCTTCGAGCCCATCGTGGTGGGGCGCAAGCCGCTTGCCGGGACAGTGGCGACGAACGTGCTAACACACGGCGCCGGGGCTCTGAATATCGACGCGGCGAGAGTGCCCGGCGGAGAACGTCCAGTCATGGTCCGCACGGCAACCGTTGTGTCGGCGACAAGCATGAGTGGGGCATCGACCGGGGCAACTCAGTCCGGTGAGATGACCGACAGAGGCCGATGGCCGACGAACGTCATCCTCGACCAGTCGCAGGCAGCCGAGCTCGACACGCAAACGGGGACGCTCACTTCAGGCAAGATGCACGCCGGTCAGCCCCGCAAGGGCAAGCCCGCCGACATCCTCGGCGCGTTCGCTCCGGACCAGGTGCGGAACGACACCTACGGCGACTCGGGCGGCGCGTCCCGGTTCTTCCCCACGTTCAGGTACGAAGCGAAGGCACCTTCGGATGAGCGCCCGTCGGTGGATGGTATGCAGCACCCGACCGTGAAGCCACTCGACCTCATGCGCTGGCTGGTGCGCCTCGTCACCCCGCCCGGCGGCACCGTCCTCGAACCATTCGCCGGCTCCGGCACCACCATCGAGGCTGCCCTGCTTGAAGGGTTCTCATGCATCGGCATCGAGCGCGAGGAGAGCTACCTCCCGCTGATCATGCAACGCATCAAAAAACCACTTCAGCAGGGACTCTTCGACGGATGGGACGGTGCAGCGTGA
- a CDS encoding DUF732 domain-containing protein — translation MRKLGGVAVLVAVLAVSGCSAGAESTQTVSTAETGAQPSAAPITMEPQATPTESASPYGEYTQDEFFVRSVSALWVGDLPDDGAIVAAGAEACAQLSSGTAKDAVLVVTGDDPNAADNNFQVVKFAINVYCPEFDS, via the coding sequence ATGAGAAAGCTCGGGGGTGTCGCGGTCCTGGTGGCCGTTCTGGCGGTCAGCGGATGCTCGGCGGGGGCAGAGTCCACTCAGACGGTTTCGACAGCTGAGACGGGCGCACAGCCCTCCGCAGCGCCGATCACGATGGAACCGCAAGCGACTCCGACAGAGAGCGCATCGCCGTACGGGGAATACACGCAGGACGAGTTCTTTGTCAGAAGTGTGAGCGCCTTGTGGGTCGGCGACCTGCCCGATGATGGGGCGATCGTCGCGGCCGGCGCGGAGGCTTGCGCCCAGCTATCAAGCGGCACGGCAAAGGACGCGGTTCTCGTGGTCACCGGGGACGATCCGAACGCTGCGGACAACAACTTCCAGGTCGTGAAGTTCGCGATCAACGTCTACTGCCCAGAGTTCGACAGCTAG
- a CDS encoding helix-turn-helix domain-containing protein: MPSSESENPATRQFCLLCIVGIPFMLSDMTESRIGIPDKVRGVAAEKGYTQERTALTIGISRTQLGERYAGRISFKADEILKLALAMRVPVERFFPKPEEIDAAEERVA, encoded by the coding sequence GTGCCTTCCAGCGAGTCGGAGAATCCGGCAACACGCCAGTTCTGCCTGTTGTGCATTGTCGGAATTCCGTTCATGCTGTCGGACATGACTGAATCACGGATAGGGATCCCCGACAAGGTGCGCGGTGTGGCCGCCGAGAAGGGGTATACCCAGGAGCGCACAGCGCTGACTATCGGCATCTCCCGGACTCAGCTGGGTGAGCGCTACGCAGGCCGCATCTCGTTCAAGGCCGACGAGATCCTGAAGCTCGCTCTGGCGATGCGTGTTCCCGTAGAGCGCTTCTTCCCCAAGCCCGAGGAGATCGACGCCGCTGAGGAGCGTGTCGCATGA
- a CDS encoding DUF4406 domain-containing protein yields MTGLPLFNYPAFNEAAAHLRALGHTPLNPARHDIAGPIKPWDYYMRDALSLVIQADGIALLSGWEDSRGAVLEHILGDALGMDIRPLEGWLS; encoded by the coding sequence ATGACCGGCCTGCCGCTGTTCAACTACCCGGCGTTCAACGAGGCAGCCGCCCATCTGCGGGCACTCGGTCACACCCCGCTGAACCCGGCGAGGCACGACATCGCGGGACCGATCAAGCCGTGGGACTACTACATGCGTGATGCGCTCAGCCTCGTCATCCAAGCGGACGGGATTGCCCTTCTATCTGGCTGGGAAGACTCACGTGGCGCAGTGCTTGAGCACATCCTCGGCGATGCGCTCGGAATGGACATTCGACCGCTAGAGGGGTGGCTGTCATGA
- a CDS encoding single-stranded DNA-binding protein: MPDLITVTGVVATTPRHVTTNSGLEITSFRLASTQRRYDRDQKKWVDGETNWYSVSGFRHLALNLVGSLQVGHPLVVSGRLRIRTWDNGERTGTSVEIEADAVGHDLARGTAVFTRVLANPGPPGAPTATDAAAGPAEAVSVAAVPGGDVDAAGWAAPGLGGSLNGLTGAFDPAALPGVDGHDHDDTGNATDDEGPEGVSEPFDPAEKSDDDALLPF; encoded by the coding sequence ATGCCCGACCTCATCACCGTCACCGGAGTCGTCGCGACCACGCCCCGTCACGTCACGACGAACTCGGGTCTCGAGATCACGAGTTTCCGCCTGGCCTCCACCCAGCGCCGCTACGACCGCGACCAGAAGAAGTGGGTCGACGGCGAGACCAACTGGTACTCCGTGTCGGGCTTCCGGCACCTCGCGCTGAACCTCGTGGGTTCGCTCCAGGTCGGCCACCCGCTGGTCGTCTCCGGGCGCCTCCGCATCCGCACGTGGGACAACGGCGAGCGCACCGGCACGAGCGTCGAGATCGAGGCGGATGCGGTGGGTCACGACCTCGCGCGGGGCACCGCCGTGTTCACCCGGGTGCTCGCCAACCCCGGGCCTCCCGGTGCGCCGACGGCGACGGATGCTGCGGCTGGGCCGGCAGAGGCCGTCTCGGTGGCCGCGGTGCCGGGTGGCGACGTCGACGCCGCCGGCTGGGCGGCACCTGGGCTGGGTGGCTCGCTCAACGGGCTCACCGGCGCGTTCGACCCTGCCGCCCTCCCCGGTGTCGACGGCCACGACCACGACGACACCGGCAACGCGACGGACGACGAGGGCCCCGAGGGGGTGTCCGAGCCGTTCGACCCCGCCGAGAAGTCCGACGACGACGCCCTCCTGCCGTTCTGA
- a CDS encoding DUF2190 family protein, with product MADYTPLHEPGKAFTRQASAAITGGQLVVVSGSGTVAPASAATHSWLGVAAFDAGNGDLVTIYDEGVQRLTASGAITAGALVEAATGGKVASHTNGTNDFNVVGLALSTAADGALVEVSLLR from the coding sequence ATGGCTGACTACACGCCTCTGCACGAACCCGGCAAGGCCTTCACCCGGCAGGCATCTGCAGCGATCACGGGCGGTCAGCTCGTCGTCGTGTCCGGTTCCGGGACGGTCGCGCCCGCCAGCGCAGCCACCCACTCCTGGCTCGGCGTCGCAGCATTCGACGCCGGCAACGGCGACCTGGTGACCATCTACGACGAGGGCGTGCAGCGTCTCACCGCGTCCGGTGCGATCACCGCAGGCGCTCTCGTCGAAGCAGCGACTGGCGGCAAGGTCGCCTCCCACACCAACGGGACGAACGACTTCAACGTCGTCGGTCTCGCCCTGAGCACGGCCGCCGATGGGGCGCTCGTCGAGGTGTCCCTGCTCCGCTAA
- a CDS encoding DnaB-like helicase C-terminal domain-containing protein, with protein sequence MSELVYAQRAVLGAVLLTRGELLDQITLTGDDFGAPNLSSMFDAMRAFHAEGKPLDQVTFAEAHPKWAPEIWKLTDEVPALVTAVDYADIVKEASVRRRVHAAGVRIAEWSQVRELSALTEDARKELDEAFGMTEQRVRFMDETLLHTLDRLTNEDPVVFPTPWGSLNSVLNGGVRPGQLVIIAARPSLGKSAVALQIATELAKTGSVAYVSLEMSEEDLQLRAVSQGATVPLSALTKNAKQMPEWMWQKVARWREQTRMPISFDDRSELTVADIRTFARSVHRKAPLAGIVVDYLQLITDRRKGDISREQQVSYAVRQLKIMARTMGVPVIALSQLNRQSESRADRRPQISDLRESGAIEQDADTIILLHRDMKPGAVADDFEMLVAKNRNGELALVRLAWEGEFVRVTPRRRRVDEGPGQPPALEGV encoded by the coding sequence ATGAGCGAGCTCGTGTACGCGCAGCGCGCCGTGCTGGGGGCTGTTCTCCTGACGCGTGGTGAGCTGCTGGATCAGATCACGCTTACGGGTGACGACTTCGGTGCCCCGAACCTGTCGTCGATGTTCGATGCGATGCGGGCGTTCCATGCGGAGGGGAAGCCTCTGGATCAGGTGACGTTTGCGGAGGCTCACCCGAAGTGGGCTCCGGAGATCTGGAAGCTCACCGACGAGGTGCCGGCGCTGGTGACCGCGGTGGACTACGCGGACATCGTGAAGGAGGCGTCGGTGCGGCGCCGGGTGCACGCGGCTGGTGTGCGGATCGCGGAGTGGTCGCAGGTTCGGGAGTTGTCGGCGCTGACGGAGGATGCCCGGAAGGAGCTCGACGAGGCGTTCGGGATGACCGAGCAGCGGGTCCGGTTCATGGATGAGACGCTGCTTCACACGCTGGACCGGTTGACGAATGAGGACCCGGTGGTGTTTCCGACGCCGTGGGGGTCGCTGAACTCGGTCCTGAATGGTGGTGTACGTCCGGGGCAGTTGGTGATCATCGCGGCCCGCCCGTCGTTGGGTAAGTCGGCGGTGGCGTTGCAGATCGCGACGGAGCTCGCGAAGACCGGTTCTGTGGCGTACGTGTCGCTCGAGATGTCCGAGGAGGATCTGCAGCTGCGTGCGGTGTCGCAGGGCGCGACGGTGCCGCTGTCGGCGTTGACGAAGAACGCGAAGCAGATGCCGGAGTGGATGTGGCAGAAGGTGGCGCGGTGGCGTGAGCAGACGCGGATGCCGATCTCGTTCGACGATCGTTCGGAACTGACTGTCGCGGACATTCGCACGTTCGCCCGGTCGGTGCATCGGAAGGCGCCGCTGGCGGGGATAGTCGTCGACTACCTGCAGCTGATCACGGATCGCCGGAAGGGCGACATCTCTCGTGAGCAGCAGGTGTCCTATGCGGTGCGGCAGTTGAAGATCATGGCTCGCACGATGGGTGTTCCGGTGATCGCGCTGTCGCAGTTGAACAGGCAGTCGGAGTCGCGTGCTGATCGTCGACCGCAGATCTCGGACCTTCGGGAGTCGGGGGCGATCGAGCAGGACGCCGACACGATCATCCTGCTGCACCGGGACATGAAGCCGGGTGCGGTGGCGGATGACTTCGAGATGTTGGTCGCGAAGAACCGGAACGGTGAGCTCGCTTTGGTGCGTCTGGCGTGGGAGGGCGAGTTCGTTCGTGTTACTCCTCGCCGACGTCGTGTGGATGAGGGGCCCGGTCAGCCGCCGGCGCTCGAGGGTGTGTGA
- a CDS encoding recombinase RecT has product MSTTELALPTSVVPSTWNPDTAALMEFSGLSWIQGGQRVFAPSGVMAAFLNACARTGLDPSAKQIYAMEIGGKWSIVTGVDGMRVVAQRTGQYLGQTPIQWTADGVNWVDVWLSDDAPAAARVGVRRVGFAEPLYQVVTWKEFGKTTGQWRTMKAHMLGIRAETHALRRAFPNDLSGLYTPEDIDGGHAAQDALVIAPTEDWEALIDAAQSKDELKAIVDRCQEAEELSDRIRTKVLTKYGMFNRAAEDAEREQVTA; this is encoded by the coding sequence ATGAGCACGACTGAACTTGCTCTGCCGACATCGGTTGTCCCGTCCACGTGGAACCCCGACACGGCAGCGCTCATGGAATTCTCCGGCCTCTCCTGGATTCAGGGCGGGCAGCGTGTGTTCGCGCCCTCCGGGGTGATGGCGGCGTTCCTGAACGCGTGTGCCCGCACCGGGCTGGACCCGTCGGCGAAGCAGATCTACGCGATGGAGATCGGCGGCAAGTGGTCGATCGTGACCGGTGTCGACGGCATGCGTGTCGTCGCGCAGCGCACCGGCCAGTACCTCGGTCAGACCCCGATCCAGTGGACCGCTGACGGCGTGAACTGGGTCGACGTGTGGCTGTCCGATGACGCGCCGGCGGCAGCCCGTGTGGGGGTGCGCCGGGTGGGGTTCGCGGAGCCGCTGTATCAGGTAGTGACGTGGAAGGAGTTCGGGAAGACGACCGGGCAGTGGCGCACGATGAAGGCGCACATGCTCGGTATCCGGGCTGAGACTCACGCGCTGCGTAGGGCGTTCCCGAACGACCTGAGCGGCCTGTACACACCCGAAGACATCGACGGTGGGCACGCAGCCCAGGACGCTCTCGTTATCGCCCCCACGGAGGACTGGGAGGCGCTGATCGATGCCGCGCAGTCGAAGGACGAACTGAAGGCGATCGTGGACCGCTGCCAGGAGGCGGAGGAGCTGTCGGATCGTATCCGGACAAAGGTGCTGACGAAGTACGGCATGTTCAACCGGGCCGCGGAGGACGCCGAGCGTGAGCAGGTGACCGCATGA
- a CDS encoding DUF935 domain-containing protein: protein MAEIGYQADGALLGWSALLNAVHETNPDLQWPNSLDVFDRMRREDPQVKSVLRAVTLPILRTEWSIDGSGCRDEVTREIANNLGLPIKGQSFVAPLRSKGRFSWKEHLRLALLELPYGHSFFEQVYDQSDGQTRLAKLAWRPPRTIADIDVSRDGGLSAIEQYGYTGHSNVRIPVDRLVAYVNEREGANWLGESLLRSAYKMWVLKDRVLRIQALTAERNGLGMPVYTAPTPPESGTFEEQVKFLDAQIAEGLKLVQQARAGDAAGVSVANGATFKFEGVVGDLPDTDKPIRYYDEQIARAVLAHFLNLGTETGSWALGSTFANFFTDSLNAVAQHIAEVTNQHVIEDLVDFNWGPTEPAPRIVPAAIGEQQPVTAEAIKALIESGAVEPDEPLEVYVREKFGLPVKDAATVRPRPTSQPVEEAA from the coding sequence GTGGCCGAGATCGGATATCAGGCCGATGGCGCTCTCCTTGGGTGGAGTGCGCTGCTGAACGCTGTGCACGAGACGAACCCTGACCTGCAGTGGCCGAACTCGCTGGACGTGTTCGATCGGATGCGTCGCGAAGATCCTCAGGTGAAGTCGGTGCTTCGCGCGGTCACCCTGCCCATTCTTCGCACTGAATGGTCGATCGACGGGTCGGGGTGCCGTGATGAGGTGACGCGCGAGATCGCGAACAACCTCGGTCTGCCGATCAAGGGTCAGTCGTTCGTCGCGCCGCTTCGGTCGAAGGGTCGCTTCTCGTGGAAGGAGCACCTGCGGCTTGCTCTGCTCGAGCTGCCGTACGGGCACTCGTTCTTCGAGCAGGTATACGACCAGTCGGACGGCCAGACGCGTCTCGCGAAGCTCGCCTGGCGACCGCCTCGCACAATCGCCGACATCGACGTGTCCCGCGACGGGGGCCTGTCGGCGATCGAGCAGTACGGGTACACGGGTCACTCCAACGTCCGCATCCCAGTCGACCGTCTCGTCGCGTACGTCAACGAGCGCGAGGGCGCGAACTGGCTCGGCGAGTCCCTGCTCCGGTCCGCCTACAAGATGTGGGTGCTGAAGGACCGGGTGCTGCGCATCCAGGCGCTGACCGCCGAACGTAACGGTCTGGGCATGCCCGTCTACACGGCCCCCACGCCGCCCGAGTCTGGGACGTTCGAGGAGCAGGTGAAGTTCCTCGACGCTCAGATCGCTGAGGGGCTGAAGCTGGTGCAGCAGGCTCGTGCGGGTGATGCTGCGGGTGTCTCCGTCGCGAACGGGGCGACGTTCAAGTTCGAGGGCGTCGTCGGTGACCTGCCTGACACGGACAAGCCGATCCGGTACTACGACGAGCAGATCGCTCGCGCGGTGCTCGCGCACTTCCTGAACCTCGGCACCGAGACCGGGTCGTGGGCGCTGGGGTCGACGTTCGCGAACTTCTTCACCGACTCCCTCAACGCGGTCGCCCAGCACATCGCTGAGGTCACGAACCAGCACGTCATCGAGGATCTCGTCGACTTCAACTGGGGTCCAACTGAGCCCGCGCCGCGCATCGTGCCGGCGGCGATCGGTGAGCAGCAGCCGGTGACCGCTGAAGCGATCAAGGCGCTGATCGAGTCCGGCGCCGTCGAGCCTGACGAGCCGCTCGAGGTGTACGTGCGCGAGAAGTTCGGTCTGCCAGTGAAGGACGCCGCGACTGTGCGCCCCCGACCCACCTCTCAGCCTGTCGAGGAGGCAGCATGA
- a CDS encoding XRE family transcriptional regulator: protein MSIQNNVTPFADETRLLRRARGAFVKSMIDQEERSARFVAIRIGLNPTSMGERLKGQSPFLADELEHIARVLRIDPVKFYGDYIAVTATGNPADDAKVQQKD from the coding sequence ATGAGCATTCAGAACAACGTCACGCCCTTCGCCGACGAGACTCGTCTCCTGCGCCGCGCACGAGGAGCGTTCGTGAAATCGATGATCGACCAGGAAGAGCGGTCAGCACGGTTCGTAGCGATCCGTATCGGGCTCAACCCCACCTCGATGGGGGAGCGCCTCAAGGGACAGTCACCGTTCCTGGCCGACGAGCTCGAGCACATCGCTCGCGTGCTGCGAATCGACCCCGTGAAGTTCTACGGCGACTACATCGCCGTCACCGCCACCGGCAACCCTGCCGACGACGCGAAGGTGCAGCAAAAGGATTAG
- a CDS encoding HNH endonuclease produces MTIMPKVAPPTAKEEAEAYEIANDRDQNRCVRCGSFDGVQRDHRKNRSQGGLTLASNLQLLCARCHLWKTDHHAEAVEEGWAVPMRKDPAQWPARRQIRAGRPVRLLSWVLYNDRGGMKEIPAVDAYELMGRIS; encoded by the coding sequence ATGACGATCATGCCGAAGGTTGCGCCTCCGACCGCGAAGGAAGAAGCCGAAGCGTACGAGATCGCGAACGACCGCGACCAGAACCGGTGCGTGCGGTGCGGGTCGTTCGATGGGGTGCAACGTGACCACAGGAAGAACCGGTCGCAGGGCGGGCTGACACTCGCGTCGAACCTGCAGCTGCTCTGTGCTCGCTGTCATCTTTGGAAGACAGACCACCACGCTGAGGCCGTCGAGGAGGGCTGGGCTGTCCCGATGCGGAAAGACCCCGCCCAGTGGCCCGCACGCCGTCAGATCCGCGCTGGACGCCCCGTGCGACTCCTCTCCTGGGTGCTGTACAACGACCGGGGCGGGATGAAGGAGATCCCCGCGGTCGACGCCTACGAACTCATGGGGCGGATCTCATGA
- a CDS encoding phage regulatory protein/antirepressor Ant: MSAVEIAQVDDGSLVVSSETIAAGAGVEHRAVLQLIGNNIADFEEFGAVAFQMRPLPGGGNPVRIALLNEPQATLLMTFQRNTSQVREFKKALVKAFFEMARQIADMSVPRTLPDALRAYAAEVEAHEALKAQHALEAPKVHFADSVAASKTTILVRELATILRSKGVQTGERRLFETLRQEGYLIRRRGIDRNMPTQKSMELGLFEIAEGVGQPAGGDTHIRKTTRVTGKGQVYFINRYAPRDGLFEVEVAS; encoded by the coding sequence ATGAGCGCCGTCGAGATCGCCCAGGTGGACGACGGGTCGCTGGTCGTCTCGTCCGAGACCATCGCGGCCGGCGCTGGCGTGGAGCACCGAGCCGTGCTTCAGCTCATCGGCAACAACATCGCCGACTTCGAGGAGTTTGGGGCGGTCGCATTTCAAATGCGACCGCTGCCCGGAGGTGGCAACCCTGTTCGCATCGCACTGCTGAATGAGCCGCAGGCGACGCTGCTGATGACGTTCCAGCGGAACACGTCTCAGGTCCGTGAGTTCAAGAAGGCGCTGGTGAAGGCGTTCTTCGAGATGGCTCGGCAGATCGCGGACATGTCGGTGCCGCGGACCCTGCCGGATGCTCTGCGGGCCTATGCGGCTGAGGTCGAGGCTCACGAGGCGCTGAAGGCCCAGCACGCGCTAGAGGCGCCGAAGGTTCACTTCGCGGACAGCGTGGCGGCGTCGAAGACGACGATTCTCGTTCGAGAGCTCGCGACAATCCTGCGCAGCAAGGGTGTCCAGACCGGTGAGCGCCGTCTGTTCGAGACGCTGCGGCAGGAGGGCTATCTGATCCGTCGCCGCGGGATCGATCGGAACATGCCGACGCAGAAGTCGATGGAGCTCGGCCTGTTCGAGATCGCGGAGGGCGTCGGTCAGCCTGCTGGTGGGGACACGCACATCCGTAAGACGACCCGGGTGACTGGTAAGGGCCAGGTGTACTTCATCAATCGGTACGCGCCTCGCGACGGTCTCTTCGAAGTCGAGGTGGCGTCGTGA
- a CDS encoding HK97 gp10 family phage protein has protein sequence MKFNNAFFEELGNSAGVVDLVKQAAEDVAATARATAPVDSGAYRDSIHVEVIPNRKTRTVALVVADDPKTMLIESKTGNLARALKGTKKR, from the coding sequence GTGAAGTTCAACAACGCGTTCTTCGAGGAGCTCGGCAACTCGGCCGGCGTCGTCGACCTGGTGAAGCAGGCTGCCGAGGACGTCGCCGCTACCGCGCGAGCCACGGCACCTGTCGACTCTGGCGCGTACCGCGACAGTATCCACGTTGAGGTCATCCCGAACAGGAAGACCCGCACGGTGGCGCTCGTGGTCGCTGACGACCCGAAGACGATGCTCATCGAATCGAAGACCGGCAATCTCGCGCGGGCCCTGAAGGGCACGAAGAAGCGGTAG
- the msrA gene encoding peptide-methionine (S)-S-oxide reductase MsrA, with product MTTFVLAGGCFWCLDAVYRTLEGVSDVVSGYTGGSVPNPTYEQVCTGTTGQAEAVAVTFDPEVIPADVILDVFFTLHDPRQLNRQGNDIGTQYRSAMFYDGEEQKALFEESLTRAADLWDGGIVTTLEPLGEFYRAEEYHQDFFAKNPGQGYCMAVALPKVNKVRKAYARYIKAA from the coding sequence ATGACAACTTTCGTTCTCGCAGGAGGCTGCTTCTGGTGCCTCGACGCCGTCTACCGCACCCTCGAGGGCGTGAGCGACGTGGTCTCGGGCTACACCGGCGGCAGCGTGCCGAACCCCACGTACGAGCAGGTCTGCACGGGCACCACCGGGCAGGCCGAGGCGGTCGCCGTCACCTTCGACCCCGAGGTCATCCCGGCCGACGTCATCCTCGACGTCTTCTTCACCCTCCACGACCCGCGCCAGCTCAACCGTCAGGGCAACGACATCGGCACGCAGTACCGCTCGGCGATGTTCTACGACGGCGAGGAGCAGAAGGCGCTGTTCGAGGAGTCCCTGACGCGCGCCGCCGACCTCTGGGACGGCGGCATCGTCACGACCCTCGAGCCGCTCGGCGAGTTCTATCGCGCCGAGGAGTACCACCAGGACTTCTTCGCCAAGAACCCCGGTCAGGGCTACTGCATGGCCGTCGCACTGCCGAAGGTGAACAAGGTGCGCAAGGCCTACGCCAGGTACATCAAGGCGGCCTGA